The Glycine soja cultivar W05 chromosome 15, ASM419377v2, whole genome shotgun sequence region aaatttaaaaaaataagcttcatacatttaattcaataattttacttttttttattaaacgtCCAAAACATacttcataaaataattaagaataagaATTGAACTATTCCTGTCGAGTTAATTTTCAATCTCATAATCAAACCTTCAcgaattttcaaaaattaatcatataaccagATGAATTTCATCACATTACGGGAAATAAAGTTTACTTTAGTTCTACACCTTGGAGTTGGAGGAATTAATATTTAACTACCAATTTGGAAATACTTTGCTTCACACGGGAAAAAACCTCTTTCTTATAGCTAGCTTTATGTCTTACACATtctttggataaaataaaagtaatttgcAATCTCAAGTCCTACACTTCTTTgtgaaaaagtaaaagtaaaataattgattttattttaattttgtatttgtgatactcaatttgtttatttaaaaaatatacatagatcacttatattaaaaaaaaaaaaaaaacaggttacaccagagtttaattttttataacgcACTTTGTGAAGTTGTTAGTTAGAAGTCAATACTTATTTTTTGTAAAGAGTAAACAAAAATGTTCTTACTAAATGCATGCATGGCTTTGTCTCGCGTTACACTAATCTTCTCTGTTTCTTAAAccataaacaattttttcatattttataactgTACATAtactatatttaaataaatttattacagATATAATTCCGAGTTATTAAATATgtagactaaaaaaaatttaaaataacttaaggtaaaaaaaatcaactcatTATGACtttatccttttaaaaaaaactcattataattttatgtcttcaaaataaagacaaatatttcaAGATCACAAAAATTcaattgtataaatttttatcatgAGCAATTCACTATGAACACAGTGCTTGTAGATACAATCAATTAGAAACATAAGATATAAGAAAATCCATATTaagttatttcaattttatcttaagcttttaataatttattatgataaaCACCGTGTTCACTCTGGACTTGACTTAGTATTGCATacaaatattaagaaggatcaaaaatattttattgtgttcatttttcttaagattttagATGATAAAAGGAATCATTTTTGTTTAAAGTATGATTGTTAGTAAAATGCTTAAGGAaaattgaagaataaaaaaaatacaaaatcgtCAAATCGAGGTTGAAGGAGAAGGAATACAATCCAAAAACGAAATATAACAAGAAACGAAACCAACAGAAACATAAGTCAACCGTACAAACTACAATGGCTGCAAAAATTGGCAAAGCCTAGCAAGTAGCAACATGTGAAATGCTCAATCAGCGCGAGTATGGGTTAACCTAGCTATGTTCCTACTCAATCTAAAATTTGGACAAAGACCAGTCTTGTGAATTCAAATTTGGCATACATGATAATATTTGGGATAAGATCAACTCAGTCTAAAATTTTAACAGAGACCAATctgtgaattcaaatttttggcatacctaataatatatttgagaTAAGATCAAGTTAACCTGATTTGTTAGCATAATATATTAATCTTAAGATTATATGTAGTccttataaagaaaatatatgcataattaaattataagtttagCGAAGTATATAGTTataattaagatatattttagaatatttaagataaatgatatcaatataaatataatatcatattagaaaaaacattatttattaaataacaaaaattgtataattaatacattattattttgaaatttatatttttttaaagaacatATAACATTAGATTAGAACAATTCGGAGTAGAACTCGAACATACCCTTGAAATCTATCAAATCAACTCGAGCTCCATCAAAGTTCTCTCAAATTGGATCAGGTTGGTGGGACAAGATAAGTGATGAGCACCTCTATACAGCAATGTGCCAAATTAATgagattattttgatatattgtaGTCATGCAATAGtagtttcttataaatttttttaatattatttttatttttttcactgtaTTATCattgtgaaatatttattagatcGAACTCCaacagaaaaatatttattggatTTGTGTGGATGAATCTTTACAGGAAATTTTTGCCCCAACTAACTGacatttagtaaaataatttcttttaataacagtttttttatcaataagactgaatttgaaattttgctTTAAGAGTTCTAAAGTCACTTATATTCGAAACCTAGAAACGTGTAGGTGTTTTTATCCCTTTTTTatgtcaattaatttattttcgtttttttacacaaaataaatacaatttctCAGTTATCAATGCACCGTTACCGCGCTTTGTTAATTGAGACAATTCATGATATCATTGGGGTTTTCATCGTACGTAGCTACCACTATAGTCAAATTTGGTGATCGACATATCCCAAATGCCATCATATATGCCTTGTTTCCATCCCTGTGCTCACCGCGCCGTAATATCACCATCAGCTCTCAGATCAAATATTATTGTATGAGATCATGGATATGCAGATGGTGAATGAGTCATGGTGATAGGATTTATTATTTGTTGACTTATTAATCCATTAATCGGGTATTTTgatgtgattttttaaaaaaaatgttacattaacgtgtattataatataatttaatcatgaAATGTAATGTGAATTATATAATCATGTcagttaattaaatttgattatttattttttaattcaaatttgataatcttataaaaaattatattttattttgatttttaatttaatgttttattaaaagatCACTTTATTTCTAATCCAGTAGCTTTGTTCTCTTCTCACGATTACCTGACCACCCACGACATGTCTCCTACCTCGCGGTGTTATCCTACCTCCGATTGCAAGCATGCATATTTTAGACAAAAAAGAAGGGACGGTAAAaactaaaggaaaaaaataaacataatttgaaTACTCAACGTAACTCCCCGCAAGGTAAGGGTTTGAtttggaaaaaacaaaaactttttcGACCCAGAGCAATTTTGTGAGGTTGATCCGTTATGTCCTACTCTTActttttgaagaagaaaaatacagtAATCTATATCAACAGTAGGTAATAAAAAGAACtgcttaagaaaagaaaagaaaaaaaaaaagctgctTCAGAAAATTATGCAAGTCAATTTGCCATGGGAAAAAAAGGGTACATGTAACTATCTTCATAAACAACAAAGATCGAATTTTTAAACCACCCACAAGCAAATCTACTGCACAGAGTAACAAAAAAGTCACGGATTACTTTAATATCAAAGAAAACCAATTATTCGACCTATTTGAGAATGAACACCTAATAGGAAAAACGAGGGAGATAGAAATTAAAACGCAAATCAAAAGCAGGAGGGAACAAAGGCTACGAGATTAAAATCGAAAAGAAAGCCAATTATCCGGTGTGAGGCACGTTGTAGGTGACAAGGTAATGAGAAGGGGACGAAGGCTACGAGATTCAGAAGTAGGAAATTAGGTATTGAATTAGGAAGATTAGTgataaagtaatattttaataaaacattaaattaaaactaaaaatataaaatctgtAATAAGATTCtcatatttaaattgaaaaaaaaaatcaaatttaatttactaatatATAATCCTGATGTCATTTTATGATTGGACTAAACGTAATACATATTGACATGATTTATTCTAAAGTTATACAAAATAACAGTCATctattaaataataatcatgtttatttttttcaattcactCTAGACTCTGAAACATCATACAGCATACATAAAATCAAATacgtatttttatatttagtttaaatatcattattatatattattttcattatcattGTCACGGTCTCTTAAAGGATCATATTGTTATAgtatactttaattttattaaattatgtcattttaattaaaaaataatttattttcacttaTAATTGAATATGAAAGGAGTATATTTAGAAGTATATATTTTTCTGTTTGAAGCATTGGTTCAACATTTTCCACAAACATGTATGTTCCGAGTTTGTTTCTCTAAGAAGGTATATATAATGACAAAAAAGCCCAGGGGAATTGAGAAAATGGCGGGTAAGGTTTGGTTGTTGAGAAGTGAGAACTATCAGAAATCAAACGCGGACATCAATCAGTTTCAAAATAAATCAGAATCTAGAGTCTTTATATGTTAAGCCAATGGGGGAATGTTGATTAATATGTACGTTCTTAATTTTGGTGTACCGGATGAACAAGAAGTCAAAGTCATTGCACGATAGTCTTCACAAGAAATCAATAATTTGTGTATTGATTTCTTCACATTCCCTCAGATGTTGACCTATTTGAATTATCTCAAAAATATATCATACATTATTTAACGTCCTCTCTTCCAAAGTTTTACAAATTCGCCTCTTCGTCCATCCATGACAGTTGTGTGTTAGAAATGAAGATTATTTAAGATATGTTTgagatataagtttttttatttataatctattTTTTCAATAGTATATGActttttgaatttaaaactaaaacatcAATCATTTTCTGAATTTCAACTCcgaaacataaatataaaataatgagaGTAAATATATAGTGGCCGAAAGCAAGCCAGCGAGGTGCATCTACTACACTAGACAGATGAGTGCTTGGTCGAATGCGCGTTGGATGGAGTGCGAGATCTTGCTCTTCACGAGGCATGCGTCAAAGTGATAAAGGTGGAAAACCCAAAGTACGAGAATGTGGTCACGATGTTGCGTCGAAACTCTATATATGTACTACTACTACGTACTtagttactcttttttttttttaatcagttagtatttaataaaattatttttttcaattttttaatcgtttcaattaatattaaatttttaatcaatgttaATAATAAGCATAATGTGATATACTAATAATctactttttttcttcaaattatatgtttgtaacatatatatatttgcactttaatatatatttttattatcattaaataatagGAGTATTTTATTCCCGTGTTTATCCTAATTCCTCGATATAATACACcgcaaaaattaatgaaaagctGTGACTAGAGTTGCGTTTCATTGATAATAGAAGGGCAGTAGTGACTATTACACTTcaatcaaacaagaaaaagaacaagGATTAAAAGGAAGTGCATAAGCAACCTATTCATTTTCTATATATCTCAAGTAAAGTCAACTGTTTGGAACCTAGATACAcacacccaaaaaaaataaaaaataaaaaagttggcCTAACAACACGTGCCAAAATTGAGTAGTAGAATTTTGACACACTTTGCCTCCTTAATCAGCAGCAGATTTCTCAAAAGGGCCGAGTCTATTATCCGCTAGCCTTGACGCGTACGCAGCCTTCTTGTATTCCCACCATGTGAACTCTTTGTAGAAACTCTCTTCTCCTTTTAACATGAGTGAAGGTAAAGGTGCTATCTTTTCACACAAGGGTGGTCCTCCAAAGTAGATCATTGACAACCTTGACTTGGTTGGGTCAGCCAAAACTCTATGCTTTACACTTTTAAACCTCCCATTAGTCATTACCTGCATCGGTTTCGTCCACAACCAGATTACAAGATTTTTTTGGTAAGAAAACACACCCAAaagcaaaatttttaaaatacccCATATCAAAATGTTTGTCGGAATGTCTTTTCCAAGGAGGATAAGTGAGTCCTTTAGCGACACGTCACCCAGATATTGTAACAATTCAAGTGAATTAATCTGGCTTTTACCATGTgacaatttcatttattttttacaatagtGACTCTGAAGTTTAAGACCTTTTGTATTATGTTCCAACATCTTACTATGAGGCCGATCCCAGTACTATATGACACTTTTACTATATCATAtataatcttatttatttttttcccttacaTGTAAACTAatcttataaaataagaattcaTCCCATCACATACAGTTTATGTGATTGAGAGAGTAAAATCTATACACTAATAAATGAGATAATAAATGAAGATAtggaatattaaatatttagatgAAAATATTTGAGTAAAAGCATTAATAGTACCTGAAGAGTGTCACCAACATTGATGAAAAAGGAAGTTTGATCAGGTGGGACAGAAACCCAAGTGCCATCTGTGAGACAGATTTGCAGGCCTGAGGTGCTGTTAGATCTCAAGACAGAAATTATCTGTGGGTCTGTGTGCTCTCCAAATCCAACCAAATTCCTTCCGTTCAATGCTTGCACCTCCGGGCATGGCGGGTAGTGGTTAAGTCTGAAGCAAGAATCACTCTTCTCATCCTTCAGCAACCTACTCAACACATTCCTCTGCGTTATCCCCAATCCCTCAGCCATCAATTCCAACAC contains the following coding sequences:
- the LOC114386592 gene encoding gibberellin 2-beta-dioxygenase — encoded protein: MVVLSQPALNQFFLLKTCKPTPLFAGIPVVDLTDPDAKTHIVNACRDFGFFKLVNHGVPLQFMANLENETLGFFKKPQSEKDRAGPPDPFGYGSKRIGPNGDVGWVEYLLLNTNPDVISPKSQFIFREGPQNFRAVVEEYIRAVKNMCYEVLELMAEGLGITQRNVLSRLLKDEKSDSCFRLNHYPPCPEVQALNGRNLVGFGEHTDPQIISVLRSNSTSGLQICLTDGTWVSVPPDQTSFFINVGDTLQVMTNGRFKSVKHRVLADPTKSRLSMIYFGGPPLCEKIAPLPSLMLKGEESFYKEFTWWEYKKAAYASRLADNRLGPFEKSAAD